Genomic DNA from Prunus persica cultivar Lovell chromosome G1, Prunus_persica_NCBIv2, whole genome shotgun sequence:
AGAATTGGTAAACATAATTAGCTAGTTGTTGGGCATAACGATTGCGGACAACGTAGCAGATATCCACAATATGAAGATTCACGACACTGTTTTCATTAATGTctgtttgggccaaaattaTGCACGCCAGcctattttttggtcaaaaggCCATGAACGAAACATTTTGGGCTTTTATCTAGGGGAATTAGAAATCAAACCAAGAAGCTAAATGAAGCCTAGGCCTTTTCAGCAGATTGTGAATATAGCCCTAgtctaaaaatataaaagaaccATTATTGGCCACTCACTCTACCCAAGGAAAAAGCAAGTCAGCAGATCTTTCTAAAAATAGGTTTCTCTCAAAAAATCCCACGCGACTTTCTGACTtagaaaaagtcaaaattttcaactatcACAGAGGAGGTGATAGGGAGTTAATGAAGGTAGGTCTTACATGAGGATTTCTCCATTCTTTCTGCAGCCAAGGAAAGAAGATCAAATCccattttttatatacagAGAAACTCTGCACCAAAGCAGATGAcctttccaagagataagcagactacgttttcaagagataagtagggagCAAGGAGGTTGCGCACcaagaaaagcaaactgacCATCATAGCAGATTGTGTTTTTACAAGtaacaaacaaagaacaaaaagagtTCGTTTTCTCTAAGAAAAAAGTAAGGAAAAGATCACCATCGGAACTGACTATTGATGGTTCTTctctaccaaaaaaataacttacttttttttttgggtgcattTAAAAGAAAGATATTTTGAAAGatctgccgcccattatttaaaGATTAAAAACCCCACTTcagcatttcctataaatatgagaggaggtgaacagatcaaatgacagccaaaaaatcaatcaagacaaAAACTCTCAACGTCACAACtgacaaactcaaaaagatCAACTAATCTCAAAAGTTTTCAGACACTGAAACAACCAAAGTTCTTTGATCCACAAGAAACAAATCAGCTAGAATTCAAATCTTTGATTTCAGTTCAGTTCAGAGAAATAGTTTTACAAAGCGAGACTtttctcgttacaaatttggttcagcacaaGCCAAGTCAAGCAGAGTCCACgtttttataaatatgaaaatcttaacaaatttatagaaagcCTTGGTCAAGCAGAATAGgtatgtaacaccccgactcccccttatttaatttatttaattatttaagggcattttggtcatatttttaaccggagagagtttggggcagtgatcagtatttttggataggtcgtactgagacgagttcatagacacgtagtgggctcgaatcagagttgtaacgagagagatatggtcaaaagaaacccagtggcacaatcgtaattatttcgaaatgggatattttacaaaaatcagattttttttatctctctctctctccctcctgcgagctctctccctctctcccgtcggtctctctctctctctctctctcttcgtatctccggccaccggcctCGGCTGCGGACGGGACCGGTGCCAAAAGGACCGGCTCGGCCTCGGCGTCACGACCCAGCCCTCCCCCGACATTGGCCGCCGCTCCAGCCGCCGAAAAATGGCGATTTTCGCCCCGTTGTCGCCCGAACTTCGCCGGctccgatctccctcctccggccgccatttctggcgatcaaggtatggaaattcatcccttttgcatgctctagctgcctgttgggtaggattggatcgattcttagcgtagccaattcgattttcgaattgaaattcggccagTTTTGGGATCACgatttcggccacttccgttCAGTTTTTgaggtaggtccaagaacaaaagtgactccaaatagggtgttatacctagggtaggagtttggagccgtggttttgagattttccggcgaagctttatcgctttgggcacccacgcactgccggcgcgtgcggcggcgcgtgggcactgtagaaaaagtgaCACTGTGTcttgatgagatccttaggttgtcacgagtgcgtaggattttgcggatctcaattcggacgtcgtttgactatcgaacggacgaTCGCATATTGTGTGTTATCcaggttcgataggttgggaccgttggatggtcccaaatttaatatatgttaatctaggtatttctaggatcgtgtaggaatttacggattgtgaatcggagccccggatattccgaataataatttaaagtttatattccatattaaccgtcagatcgtacgatcgtgagcgatccgaccgtccgatccaaaccaaatttgtaggacgagtgtcctatatcttatagaacccatagggactttcggatcggaaatcgGAGGTCGTAAGCTCCtcaggtccgtttgaccagggttagggtagtttgacccttggttgaccgcgagtatcccggagtaatctcacctttccagGGGGGATTTTCGGGCGTTAGACTagtgtggagggttacacaatattagaattaatatatataattataattatatatgtttgtacaagggtacaaaagagtctagaatgtcagtttggagtgctatacgcactaccttaggtacctccccggattttggttacactacaagtaccaccaagtgaaagttaggtcccacgtggtgtaggttatccggcgtgcggacaggccccatacgtggctttggttgtaccggcgtatggggagatgtgatatgatgttcaggtctcacgtggcgtaggttatccggcgtggagacaggccccatacgtggcgttggttgtaccggcatatggggagattatgtatattgtgttgaggtcgcacgtggcgtaggttatccggtgtGTCGACagacctcatacgtggcgttggttgtaccggcgtatggggagatgtgatatgatgtgcaggtctcgcgtggcgtaggttatccggcgttgagacagaccccatacgtggctttGGTTGTACCACCGCACAGGGCCCTCGATTCTTAAGGACCCCccgaaaaaaatttctttatagtatatatattaatattataggaattgtatatatagtatagcgtGCCAGACATTTGCACAAGGACATGTCTGGTGGAGTTGGCTCCAGCGCTTCTCCATTTAACGTAGCGCCAGAGTTCAATTCTTGCTGAAGTCGGTCTATATgctgtttttatattatttttgcattataactaaaaactttacataattaataaataaataaataaatgaaaaaccaaaaaacccttgaaataaaaaaaaaaaaaaatatatatatatatatatatatatatatataggcttACATTATTTTCTCAGATTCTggtaaaaatcagaaacataaTTTAAGGATCCTAAAAACTTTTGGAGTTGACTTTTATTAAGAATTTGATCGGGAAACTTATCAGCAAACTGAATAACTCGATCAATTGGGGAGATTTGCGACTGGCATATattgaaaccaagaaaacgGACATTGGTTTAGAACAACTTGATCTTTTTGGCAGAAACAACTAGACCATTCTTTTTGATAACCTGAAAGAAAGTATGCAAATGCTTCCAATGTTGTTCTATGGACTCAGAAAAGATGAGGACATCATCAATGTAGACAATTGAAAACTGGCTGCAAGGATTGAATATATCATTCATAATATTCTGGAATTCACTAGGGGcatttttcaaaccaaagggCATTACATTCCATTCATAATGGCCGAAAGGGGTGACAAATGCAGTTTTATATCTATCTGACTCTTCTATTTGGATTTGCCAGAAGCCActcttcatatcaaatttgGAGTAAACAACTGCTTTTTCTAATCGATTAATGAGGTCTCTTTTATTAGGTATGGGGTACCTAATCCATTCTAGAACTGCATTAAGTGGCTCATAGTTGAAAACTCATCTGAGTCTGATTCCAGTCATATTTCAGAAATAGAAAgagcttttaaaaatttagagATCCAAGTTGAACCCAGGGTCAAAAGATTAGAAAAACATATAAGCCCCGCTAGTTTGACCAAAAATTGGTATCCTCGACCCACACCTCCAGAcattcaatttgaagaaagaaactttCAAACCCAGTTTTCGGTTTCTTCTGATAAATTGTATGAATGGAATATTGATGGTCTTTCTGAGCAAGAGATCCTGAATAAGTTACAACATATGTCCATGGTtgccaatagttttatcactAATCACAGTTTCAGACAGTCTGAAATTGTTCCTTTGTTAGTTACTGGTTTTACTGGTACTCTCAGATATTGGTAGGATAAACATTTAACCCCTGAGTCTAAAAGCCGAATCACTTTTGCTGTAAGACTTAATGAAGACGGTCTGCCTATATTTGACGAACAAATAGGTCAAGGTATAGAAGACGGAGTCAACACTTTGTTTTACACAATAATTGAACATTTCATAGGAACTCCTAGTAACACCACTGCTAGGATTCATGATCAGTTAAGTAACCTCAGATGCCCTAAGTTGTCAGATTTCAGATGGTACAAAGATGTCTTCATTTATAGAGTCATGCTTAGAGATGATAGTAATCAACCcttctggaaagaaaaattcgTTAATGGTCTTCCCAATTTATTTGCCCATAAAATCCGAACTACCCTCAGTAATGAACAAGGTCATATTGATTGGGATAGTTTAACTTATGGAAATATTATAagcacaattaatcaagtTGGCATGAAAATGTGTGTCGATTACAAAATTGGTAAACAAATACAGTCCGATAGAAAATCTGCCAAATATGAATTAGGAAACTTCTGTGAACAATATGGTCTTAGTAGTATTCCTCCCTCCAGGAAAAGTAAGCCGAGTCACCTTAGAAAGAGCCGGTTttattccaaaagaaaacaattccCCAAAAACGGAAAagctttaaaaagaaaaattggtcaAAAACCCCCAGAGATCCTAAAAAGAATCGGCCCAAGAATGATAAGACCAAAGTTAAATGCTTTAAATGTCAGAAATTCGGTCATTATGCTTCTGAGTGCAAAATAAAAGATACTATTAAACAGTTGCAGATtgcagaagaagagaaagaaaaattaatccaAGTTTTAGAGTTGCGAGACTCTGAAACAAGTAGCCCTGAAACCCTAGTTGCCAGTTCTGGATCAGATTCTGAACAGTTTTCAGACTCCCAGCTTAGTTCCCCAGATATTCAATTTGGTTGCATAGATAAATGTTGTAATCAATTAAAATCTATTTCTGTCCTcaccaaacaagaaaagcaagaaGAGTTATTAATTGATCTAATCAGCCGAGTTGAAAACCCTGAGTTAAAATCAGaatatttaaagaaattaagaaaagtgATCAATCAAGAAAATCCGAGTAGTCATTCCAAGCCCTAAACAATTAGTTTAAACACCACTATAGAAAAATTtgcccagaaaaagaaagaaatcacTTTACAAGACCTCCAATCAGAAGTCAAATTAGTTAAAAAAGAATTAGTTGAATTAAGACAGATTAGTAATCAGTTGCAAGTTGAAAATCATACAATCAAACAAGACTTAACTAGTCTTAGAAAAGGCAAAACCCCGTTAGAACCCAGAAGTCCCTCAGTAAGCCCCGCTGATTCTGAAGAAGATACTCCTAATCCACCAGTTGTCAATTTAATTAAGCAAGTTAATTTCAGAAAATGGTACTCAAAAGTTACGATATTCGTCCAAGATTTTGAGTTCACCACAGTTGCCTTATTTGATTCAGGAGCCGATCTTAATTGTATTCAAGAAGGTCTCATTCCCACCAAGTATTACCAAAAGTCTAGAGAGAATTTGAGCACTGCCTCTGGAAAATCTCTAcagttgaattatgaattaccAAAAGCccatatctgccaaaacaaagtttgcTTTAAAACTTCGTTTGTCTTAGTTAAAAATATTACAGACGAGGTCATCCTAGGATTACCATTCATAAGTTTACTTTATCCTTTCCAGGTAGAATATGATGGTGTCATCTCTACCCAGTTAGGAGAAAAAGttaaatttaatttcctttCTAAACCCGAGTTGCATAATCTAAAAGCCCTACAAAAACAATCTGTTTCTAAGTCAATCCAAGTTATTCGGAAAACTTGTCAGTTGAATTTCCTCAAAGAAGAAATTAGGATTAAAAGAACTAAGCAACAACTTGCTAGTCCTTCTTTACAATTGCAAATTCagaaatttgaacaaaaaattaaaaatgaaatttgctCTGAGTTGCCTAATGCTTTTTGGTATCGAAAACAGCATGTTGTCTGTCTTCCTTATATCAAAACTTTTAGTGAGAAAAACATTCCCACTAAAGCCCGACCAATTCAAATGAGTCAAGACATGATGGAATTCtataagaaagaaattgatgaattgcttcaaaagaaaataatccGCAAAAGTAAGTCTCCTTGGTCTTGTCCTGCTTTTTATGTCCAGAAAAATGCTGAACTAGAAAGAGGAGTCCCAAGATTAGTTATCAATTATAAGCCACTTAATGCAGTTCTAGAATGGATTAGGTACCCCATACCTAATAAAAGAGACCTCATTAATCGATTAGAAAAAGCAGTTGTTTACTCcaaatttgatatgaagagTGGCTTCTGGCAAATCCAAATAGAAGAGTCAGATAGATATAAAACTGCATTTGTCACCCCTTTCAGTCATTATGAATGGAATGTAATGccctttggtttgaaaaatgCCCCTAGTGAATTCCAGAACATTATGAATGATATATTCAATCCTTACAGCCAGTTTTCAATTGTCTACGTTGATGATGTCCTCATCTTTTCTGAGTCCATAGAACAACATTGGAAGCATCTGCATAAGTTCTTTCATGTTATTAAACAAAATGGTCTAGTTGTTTCTGCCAAAAAGATCAAGTTGTTCCAAACCAATGTCcgttttcttggtttcaatATATGCCAGTCGCAAATCTCCCCAATTGATCGAGTTATTCAGTTTGCTGATAAGTTTCctgatcaaattcttgataaAAGTCAGCTCCAAAGATTTTTAGGATCCTTAAATTATATTTCTGATTTTTACCAGAATCTGAGAAAACAATGTAAGCCTCTATTTGATAGACTACAGAATAATCCTCCTCCATGGTCTTCTATTCGTACCGAAGTTGTTAAACAAATCAAAGCTCATGTCAAGACACTTTCCTGTCTTGGTATTCCTTCAGTTAACTCTTCCAAAATAGTTGAAACTGATGCCTCTGATATTGGATACGGTGGCATTCTCAAACAGAAAATTGGTCCTAATTCTCCAGAACAAATTGTTCGTTTTCATTCTGGAACATGGACTCAGTCGCAACATAATTATagtactattaaaaaagaaatattagctATTGTATTATGCATTAGTAAATTTCAAGATGATTTACTTAACCAAAAGTTTTTAATCCGAGTTGATTGTAAGTctgcaaaacatgttttagaaaaagatgttcaaaacattGCATCTAAACAGATTTTTGCACGATGGCAAAGTATTTtaagtatatttgattttgatattgaatatttAAGAGGAAGTGAAAATTCTGTGcctgattttctcactcgAGAATTCTTGCAGGATGCACAATGGCTCCCAAAAAAGACAAACAGAAAGAATCAGCCAGCCAATCTAAGCCATCCCAGTCGCCCAAGTCATCCCAGTCGCTCCGTATCCTCCCTTCTTCCATGAGTCAGCCAAAGCCAGACTTGCCCAAACAGATAGTTCCCTATCCCAGTTGCCCTCCTATTTCAGTGGCCACACCAATCTCAGTTGCTAATAGATTTTCTTCCCTTGGTTCAACAGTTGGTCAAGTTCGCCCCAATTATCAATCCACTCTAGTTTCCAGTTATGATCCTTTCTCAGTTGATATTCATGCAGGTCCCTCAATCACTTACAAAAAATCTTCCCCCTATTTGCCCAAGAGTAATTCGcatttatttgttattgagCCTCTGTATGATATTCATGCAGACCCCATAGAAATTGCCAAACACTACTTCCCTCCTGGATTCCATTATATGCCTCCAAGTCCTTATAAGTCCCTCAAATATTATAGAGATATATTACTTGAAACACAATCCGTTGAGATTAAGCCGATAAAGGATCGGGATCATCCTGAAACCATTCTTTATCACTCCTTGTATATACACAAAATTTTGAGTCAGGAATCCTTCAGTAGCCGTCCTTATGAGTTAAAAATTTTGAAgtcaaaattacaatataattattctGATTATATTGAAGCATGGTATACTATTTTCCTTCACCAATCTGAAGATTTTAGTCATtcctggtttattaattttgataacaaGTTCAAATGTTCTTTCCCGTACTGGTTTCTCCACTGGTGGGAAAAATATGGCCCAGTTGACGAAATTCTGCCTGTCTCAGTTCATAAGTTGATCCGCCACTGCACTAAGCATGCCAAGTTCTCCCAAGTTGATCTGTTCTTCCCAAAACAGTTGCTTTCCATTGCCAGATACAAGGTCCTTTGGATTCTCAAATGGTCTTATAGAATCACCAAGGATGTCCGAGTTTTTGCCCGCCAATTCTCTGTTAAATGGTGGGATAAATTTGAAGTTGACCGAATCGCCAAATATGTCTACAATGATCTTCCCCGTGAGCCTATTCTGCGCCCAGCATCTCCTATAGGTTCAGTTCGATCTTCCTTATCTGTTGAGGGAAAATCTAAAGCAGAACTCCAGGAAATTGTGCGTCAGTTGATTATTCAGGCCTATcagatggatgatgatgaggacaatGATTCTCCCTCGTCGTCTAGTTGCCAGCCCATGCAAAGCCCAGCTAAGCCAAAGACGTGGTATGAAGACAGTCAAGATCCCTATGATGCCTACGATCTACAATCTGATTAGAGGTCATCATAGCAGGCGTGATAATTGTCCCAGTTGAACGCATGCCCAAAAGCAGTCGCCGACATCTCAAGTATCTAGTGGAAGCATCTTTTAAAGCAGCAGACAAAGCACTGTTTGCTTTAATCAGATCACCGAAAAGAAGCCGAAAGCAAGTTGAAACAATCGCATATCTGTGCTCCTACAGTTgcccgacaaaattaaaagttgaaaCAGTTTGCATATCCGTGCTCCTACAGTTGCCCGAACCATAGTTACCTCTTATCTTAGTTACTCAAACCATAGTTGAACATTTTCTATAAATGCAGGCTTCGGCCTCAGTTGTAAGCACCGCTCAATACATCGCTCAATTTTCATTCAGTTTTTAAAGATTCTCTCTGAAACACTCCTGGAGAAATCACCCTTGTAAATACTGTGTGAAGTTTGCAGTTGCAACCTCTGTgagtataaataaaagttgCTATTTTCTACTTATTCCTATTTTAAGTAATTTCATATAAGCATTATCTTCTGCATTAGTCTGAATGTTGAGTTAAGTTGTTGCATCTTATTCGTTGTCTTCATTTCATTATCTCCGTTGTTGGCTCTGATACCTACAATTGCATCTTAAAAATATTCTACTCCTCTTTGTTGAAATTAGCCTATCACAACCGTAAGATTTCATCTCTAGAGGCACCCGCGCACATCAAACATCATGTTTTTTCTATTACCTATCCATGTAAGCTATAACTTTATATTTGAACTTAAGAGCTTAGAAGTAATAGGTCTCCTCCTCTTTAAAATTGTATCAACGTATATCCAATGGGTTCTTTAATATTAGTAAGTTTCTCTCttactttttgtttaatttccaatttcaattgTTATTGTTAGCTTTTTATGATTTAGAGTTTGGGTGTtaaattttgggaatttttttcttatgcaATTTGCTAGGATTTTATTGACGACTcatcatttttctgatttaatCTATTCATTACTTGGTCTCTGCTTTTATATAGTCTAGTTATCTCTTGGTTTTGTTGAATGCTTGTAGCTTGTGATTGTGCAATTGTAGATTTATATGACGGCACTCCCTACGTCTATGTATATtcccataaaatttaaaaattgttaATTGAAGAATAGTTGCTACCACTCATTTTCTttgcacacaaaaaaaaacctatagcCTATAGCCAATTACCCATGTAAACCCCTTATCAAAAAAACCATGTAaacatgtttttaaaaagaaaaaaaaaaggtaaatctCCCATTAAAAGATATTAGTCCAACCTATAAAATTTCCCGAGTCCGCCCTTGTGCTCAGCCTCATTTTAAAGCATTTCAGTATAAAaattttttgggggtttttcaCGTTTAAGTGAAGATATGACTGCACCAGCGTCATGTTGTCAAGAAAATTGATTCACTTAAAATCTTAGCCTTCCTCAGTCATTGTtagttttgaattaaaaaaacagtTTACTGTTAGTTGGTAACAATTACTCAAAGGGGAAAACAGAAGTACtgaaatttatgttttatttatttattgggaCTGAAATTAAGTACAACATTACTCTTCAATCTTAACTCCAAAAGTGCAATTCAAatgataaagaagaaaaaagaattgaatGCCACATTGctgaagaaacagagaaaacagGACACAAGACTGTTGCCCCTATAGATGGTTTTAGTTGTAGGCATCGGGGTTGGCCACAAGATAGGTCTCAATAATCTTGAACAAAGCATGGGCCTTCTCTTTGCCGGCCTTAACATGCTCTTCCTTGATCTCAACATCACCTTTGGTGTGGTAGCTGCTGGTGTTCTTTATTACTGAACCTCCATCTGCAGATGCCACCAACTTAATCTCGTAAGAgattttctctattttgtcTGAAAGAGCATCTCCTTCAATCAAACTGTAGTTGTACACAAAGTTATCTTTGTCAAGCGCGTCAACTTGGTGCTTCACGTAGCTGTATTCACTTCctgtaatttcaaaatttcaggatGGTTAATGTCAATCTTTTTAGAAATTATTACACTAATGCTTTCAAGATACATATTAACTTGAAAACCAAGTTAATTAGTAGAGAGACAGACAATGGTGGGAAGTAAACAAACCTTCACCAAAGCTAGTCTTCTTGATGGTTCCAACACCTCCATCTCCTTCAACAATTTCAGCACTTTTAATTGCTTGTGGAGCAATCTTTGGGACTAGGTTGTCAGCATCCAGAACAAGGGCTTTGAACAACCTAGCAGGAGGAACGACTGAGGTGAACTCGGTTGCGTATGTGAAGACACCCATgatagatgatgatgatgatttaaGAGCTTAGGAAatgataaaaaataagaatgaaatTCGAGGTATTACTTGATGTTGGAAGCTATGAGCACTGGAGGTGGTATTTATAGGTTTAGGGTGAAGAGTCTGATGTGTAAAGTGAGCCCAATGGATATAAAGTTGAGTGGTTGTTTCCCATGTGAATATTTTAGTCAAACAAAGCCACCTCTACaagttgattttaaaaattccaacTTATTACAACTAGCTGGAATTTTTTCATAGAATGTTCTGGTGTGCTGAGTTTGCTGACTCAATAATATTCTCATTCAATCAACTGAAAAATCTAACGTCCTTTTcacattctttttcttatggCCAACCCTGATgcctacaacaaaaacaatctATGAGATACTGCATGTTACAAGCAACAGTATGGTGTCCTGCTTTCTTTGTCGTTGGCTAAGggttggcttttttttttttcttctgtcaaGCCAGAGCAGTCTTTGGCTTGCATTTGGGGTTATGATAAATTGTAGTATTGTATTTGATCAATCTCAATTAATAAAGCAAAAAtcatttaattataatatcaAAGGAAAGGGTAGAGAATTTCGAAATATAACAAACTAAGGtctcaactttttttatttataaatattattattttaaaatttaaactacTATAATTTATGAGAAGAGTATCATCTCGAGTGAAAAGGGCAGAACCAACCGGCTTAACCACGTGTACATTGCGGTCTTTACTTTACAATTTTGACATTGACTtacgaaaaagaaatataaagtatAGACTTGACTTCAACTTGATTAGAGCAGCAAGGTTGGTAAAGGAAATTACTTGAAAAGAGAAGCCATGGAAAGTCTAAATTAGACGACATGATACGTCTAGGAAAGGGATAGGGAGCCAATCACAATACACTATTATATAATCTCTGCAGTTGGATCCTTAAGTGAGGTAAAATATGTAATTAATGATGATACACAAGGCAGAGTTGAAGCAGATATCTATGTGATTAGTcaacaaaaagagataaaggaTGTAACTAATCCTTCTTAAGTTGTTTTAGTTATGAGTTGCTTGCAATGCTTCTTTGAATTTGATCATGAAAAGAGTCCATGTGCATTCAGAATAGACTCTGCTTGTTAGACAGACAAGTTAATTTTAGAACATCCTGTTAGAAATCAAGATATTATTAAGTTAGCACACCCTCATCCTGTTGGAAtagttgaatttttcaaatcaaCATCTACTGGAAGCTTTATTTCCTTGACTAAAATATTGCTGTATTTCattgaaaatcatattttccttttcacatGGACAAGAACCATTGGAAAATTATAAACTTGTCTAAATTCCTTTATTAATGAAAGCCATTTTACAAATCTGGCCTTTCCCCATTTACCTATAAATACCACCTCTGGTGCTCACACTTCCTCACACCAATATCAAACATTCTCTTAGCTTCCTCACATCTCAATCTTTCTTTGATCATTTTCTAAGCTCTAAAATCATCACCATGGGTGTCTTCACATACTCAGACGAGTCCACCTCAGTCATCCCCCCACCAAGATTGTTCAAAGCCCTTGTTCTTGAAGCTGACACCCTCATCCCCAAGATTGCTCCCCAATCAGTGAAAAGTGCTGAAATTGTTGAAGGAGATGGAGGTGTTGGAACCATCAAGAAGATTAGCTTTGGTGAAGGTTGGTTTCTGCCATTGCCTCTTCTAAGTTTAACTTGTTTGCCTAATTAATAACATAAATCTTGAAAGTATTAATCTCTTAATTTCTAATTATAATCCTCCTTTTACAGGAAGTCATTACAGCTATGTGAAGCACCGGATCGACGGGCTTGACAAAGATAACTTTGTGTACAGCTACACTTTGGTTGAAGGCGATGCTCTTTCAGACAAGGTTGAGAAAATCAGTTATGAGATTAAGTTGGTGGCATCTGCTGATGGAGGTTCCATCATAAAGAGCAGCAGCAACTACCACACCGCAGGGGATGTTGAGATCAAGGAAGAGGATGTTAAGGCTGGCAAAGAGAAGGCCACTGGTCTGTTCAAGCTCATTGAGAACTACCTTGTGGCCAACCCAGATGCCTACAACTAAAACCTTAAATGAAATATACTGCATGTGCTTTCTCTGTCATTATATTGGTGTGgctttcatttttcctttcctttttgttgtGTGTGGCCAAGGCCTTGCACTTGGAGGCCTTTGTTATATCAAAGTGTGactgttgtatttttttttttcattaaataaagcaaaaatCAGTTGCTGGTCTTTACAAATTTGGTCTGTAgtattttttctcttcaaatta
This window encodes:
- the LOC109946427 gene encoding major allergen Pru ar 1-like, which gives rise to MGVFTYATEFTSVVPPARLFKALVLDADNLVPKIAPQAIKSAEIVEGDGGVGTIKKTSFGEGSEYSYVKHQVDALDKDNFVYNYSLIEGDALSDKIEKISYEIKLVASADGGSVIKNTSSYHTKGDVEIKEEHVKAGKEKAHALFKIIETYLVANPDAYN
- the LOC18791989 gene encoding major allergen Pru ar 1 translates to MGVFTYSDESTSVIPPPRLFKALVLEADTLIPKIAPQSVKSAEIVEGDGGVGTIKKISFGEGSHYSYVKHRIDGLDKDNFVYSYTLVEGDALSDKVEKISYEIKLVASADGGSIIKSSSNYHTAGDVEIKEEDVKAGKEKATGLFKLIENYLVANPDAYN